One window of Saimiri boliviensis isolate mSaiBol1 chromosome 4, mSaiBol1.pri, whole genome shotgun sequence genomic DNA carries:
- the LOC141584421 gene encoding histone H3.1 — MARTKQTARKSTGGKAPRKQLATKAARKSAPATGGVKKPHRYRPGTVALREIRRYQKSTELLIRKLPFQRLVREIAQDFKTDLRFQSSAVMALQEACEAYLVGLFEDTNLCAIHAKRVTIMPKDIQLARRIRGERA, encoded by the coding sequence ATGGCAAGAACTAAGCAGACGGCCCGCAAATCCACCGGCGGCAAGGCTCCGCGCAAGCAGTTAGCCACCAAGGCGGCCCGCAAGAGCGCGCCGGCCACCGGCGGCGTCAAGAAGCCGCACCGCTACCGGCCCGGCACGGTCGCTCTCCGGGAAATCCGCCGCTACCAGAAGTCCACCGAGCTACTTATTCGCAAGCTGCCGTTCCAGCGTTTGGTCCGTGAAATCGCGCAGGATTTCAAGACCGACCTGCGCTTCCAGAGCTCCGCGGTGATGGCGCTGCAGGAGGCCTGCGAGGCCTACCTGGTGGGGCTCTTCGAGGACACCAACCTGTGCGCCATCCACGCCAAGCGGGTGACTATCATGCCCAAGGACATCCAGCTCGCGCGCCGCATCCGAGGGGAGAGGGCATAA